In a single window of the Acetivibrio clariflavus DSM 19732 genome:
- the cysT gene encoding sulfate ABC transporter permease subunit CysT, whose amino-acid sequence MNLALKPIKLKQKSVIPGFGITMGFTLSYITLLILIPISMVFINSAGIGFKKFWEIVSSERVIASLKISFGTSFLAAVINVFTGLLIAWVLERYNFPGKKIVDGLIDLPFALPTAVAGISLTTLYAQNGWIGRLFAPMGIKISYTPLGIVVALVFISFPFVVRTVQPVLQNIDLEVEEAAACLGASRFQTFYKVILPELLPAMITGFSLAFSRALGEYGSVVFISGNMPLKTEITPLLIRAKLEQYDYVGGTAVAAIMLVISFIMLFVINFFEWRASNRYK is encoded by the coding sequence ATGAATCTTGCATTAAAACCGATAAAGTTAAAGCAAAAAAGCGTAATACCCGGTTTTGGGATAACAATGGGATTCACCCTTTCATATATAACTTTGCTGATTTTGATCCCCATTTCAATGGTTTTTATAAACAGTGCAGGCATAGGTTTTAAGAAATTTTGGGAGATAGTATCATCGGAAAGGGTAATAGCTTCGCTGAAAATATCATTTGGCACATCCTTTTTGGCAGCTGTAATTAATGTGTTTACTGGATTACTTATTGCATGGGTTTTAGAAAGATATAATTTTCCCGGCAAAAAGATTGTCGATGGCCTGATCGATTTGCCTTTTGCCCTTCCCACTGCTGTTGCGGGCATTTCCCTTACAACACTGTATGCTCAAAACGGCTGGATAGGAAGGTTATTTGCACCAATGGGCATAAAAATATCCTATACGCCTCTGGGGATAGTAGTTGCATTAGTATTTATAAGTTTTCCCTTTGTAGTAAGAACGGTTCAGCCGGTTTTGCAAAATATTGATCTTGAGGTAGAAGAAGCAGCTGCATGCCTTGGTGCTTCAAGATTTCAGACCTTTTACAAAGTTATTCTGCCTGAACTGTTGCCTGCTATGATAACCGGTTTTTCATTGGCCTTTTCAAGAGCTTTGGGAGAGTATGGCTCAGTGGTTTTCATTTCAGGAAATATGCCTTTAAAAACCGAAATAACACCTTTATTGATAAGGGCAAAGCTTGAACAGTATGACTATGTAGGCGGTACAGCTGTTGCAGCAATAATGCTGGTTATTTCTTTTATAATGTTGTTTGTTATTAACTTTTTTGAGTGGAGAGCAAGTAATCGATATAAATAG
- the cysW gene encoding sulfate ABC transporter permease subunit CysW, whose translation MASNIPVSIKRIEPNRIQKRAVRESKAVQFLLITAALIFFSLVLLIPLVLVFIKAFEQGAGVYYAAIADPIALKAIKLTLLTIAVVVPINTVFGITAAWAVSKFKFRGKNLLVTIIDLPFAISPVVAGLIFVLLFSTSHGLFGPILNAWGIKIIFAPPGIIIATLFVTVPFVARELIPLMDAQGTAEEEAALTLGASGFKTFWFVTLPNIKWGLIYSIILTAARAAGEFGAVSVVSGHIRGLTNTVPLHVEILYNEYKFSAAFAVASLLTIIAIVNLIVKNIADWKIQQQTKE comes from the coding sequence ATGGCGTCCAATATTCCAGTTAGTATAAAACGGATAGAACCGAATCGAATACAAAAGAGGGCAGTAAGAGAATCAAAAGCTGTTCAATTTCTTCTTATAACCGCTGCTTTGATATTTTTCTCGTTGGTACTTTTGATCCCCCTTGTTTTGGTATTTATTAAAGCCTTTGAACAGGGAGCAGGTGTATACTATGCTGCTATTGCCGATCCTATTGCATTAAAAGCTATAAAGCTTACCCTTTTAACAATAGCGGTTGTCGTGCCGATAAACACTGTATTCGGCATAACGGCAGCTTGGGCGGTAAGTAAATTCAAATTTAGGGGTAAGAATCTGTTAGTTACCATTATTGATTTACCTTTTGCCATTTCTCCGGTTGTAGCAGGGTTGATATTTGTTTTGCTGTTCAGCACAAGTCATGGCCTTTTTGGTCCGATTCTGAATGCCTGGGGAATAAAGATAATTTTTGCACCTCCAGGGATTATTATTGCCACGTTGTTTGTAACTGTTCCCTTTGTAGCAAGAGAACTTATTCCATTAATGGATGCCCAGGGAACAGCAGAGGAAGAGGCTGCTCTTACACTAGGTGCAAGCGGGTTTAAAACCTTTTGGTTTGTGACGCTTCCGAATATTAAGTGGGGACTTATATACAGCATTATCCTGACTGCTGCAAGAGCTGCCGGTGAATTTGGTGCCGTTTCGGTGGTTTCGGGCCATATTCGCGGTCTCACGAATACTGTGCCTCTTCACGTTGAAATATTGTACAACGAATATAAATTCTCTGCTGCTTTTGCGGTAGCTTCACTTTTGACAATTATTGCAATTGTCAACCTGATTGTTAAGAATATTGCCGATTGGAAGATACAGCAGCAGACTAAAGAATAA
- a CDS encoding sulfate/molybdate ABC transporter ATP-binding protein, with protein sequence MSIEICNITKYFDSFKALSDINLKINTGELVALLGPSGSGKTTLLRIIAGLETADEGSIIFDGEDTTQKSIQDRRVGFVFQHYALFKHMTVFDNIAFGLRVRPAKLRPSKEEIKQKVHELLALVKMEEMANRYPSQLSGGQRQRIALARALAVEPKVLLLDEPFGALDAKVRKELRRWLRKLHDKYPITSVFVTHDQEEALDVADRIVILNQGKIEQIGTPEEVYDNPANPFVYNFLGNVNLFHGRIHNGKVELGSIKLDLPEYTEAGDKNIISYIRPHDIEISLEAKGNEFIAAEIIFIRAIGPIVNLELRRLDNGEFIEAEINKEQYRKLGLKEKQVIYVRPKDFKVFIPEDYVI encoded by the coding sequence ATGAGTATTGAGATTTGCAATATTACCAAATATTTTGATTCCTTTAAAGCACTGAGTGATATCAACTTAAAAATTAATACCGGAGAACTGGTTGCCTTACTTGGACCGTCCGGTTCCGGAAAGACCACATTGCTGAGGATAATAGCCGGATTGGAAACGGCAGATGAGGGAAGCATTATCTTTGACGGTGAAGATACAACCCAAAAAAGTATACAAGACAGAAGGGTCGGCTTTGTGTTTCAACACTATGCCCTGTTTAAGCATATGACAGTATTTGATAACATAGCCTTTGGGTTGAGAGTCAGACCTGCAAAGTTAAGACCCAGCAAGGAGGAGATTAAACAAAAAGTACATGAACTGTTGGCGCTGGTAAAGATGGAGGAAATGGCAAACCGATATCCTTCACAACTTTCCGGCGGTCAGCGCCAGAGAATTGCACTGGCCAGGGCATTGGCGGTGGAACCCAAAGTTTTGCTGCTTGACGAGCCATTTGGAGCCTTAGATGCCAAGGTAAGGAAAGAACTTCGCAGATGGCTTAGAAAGTTACATGACAAATATCCCATAACCAGTGTTTTTGTTACCCATGACCAGGAAGAAGCTCTGGATGTAGCTGATAGAATCGTGATTTTAAACCAGGGGAAAATAGAGCAAATAGGTACTCCGGAAGAGGTATATGACAATCCAGCAAATCCTTTTGTATATAATTTTTTAGGTAATGTTAATCTGTTCCATGGACGAATACATAACGGAAAGGTTGAACTCGGTTCTATAAAGCTTGATTTGCCTGAATATACAGAGGCAGGCGATAAAAATATTATAAGTTATATCCGTCCCCACGATATTGAAATAAGTCTTGAAGCAAAAGGAAACGAGTTTATTGCTGCAGAGATTATATTTATAAGAGCAATAGGTCCAATTGTAAACCTTGAGCTCAGGAGGCTGGACAATGGAGAATTCATCGAGGCTGAAATCAATAAGGAACAATACAGGAAACTCGGATTGAAAGAAAAACAGGTTATATATGTAAGGCCTAAGGATTTCAAAGTATTTATACCGGAAGATTATGTAATATAA
- a CDS encoding MtnX-like HAD-IB family phosphatase produces the protein MKKFAFVSDFDGTLSSKDFYHIIIEKYMGDEGKKLYNEWKKTKKINVEFLNIVFGSTNLSEKEIYEEIVQIPLDRYAKDFINKIKENNGDFYIVSAGTSYYIKILLEHYEIQDVPVISMEGVYSNGGIKIIPDPNSEYFSEVFGLDKRKVVESIKKNYDYIIFAGDSEPDLEAAKTADLVYARSELAELLRKENINFTVFSDFKEIEKDLTERGILI, from the coding sequence ATGAAAAAGTTTGCGTTTGTTTCGGATTTTGATGGAACCCTTTCTTCAAAGGATTTTTACCATATTATAATTGAGAAGTATATGGGAGATGAGGGTAAAAAGCTCTACAATGAGTGGAAGAAGACTAAAAAGATAAATGTGGAGTTTTTAAATATAGTATTCGGATCTACTAATTTAAGTGAGAAAGAGATATATGAAGAAATTGTTCAAATACCTCTGGATAGATATGCAAAAGACTTTATAAATAAAATAAAAGAAAACAATGGAGATTTTTATATTGTAAGTGCAGGTACTTCCTATTATATAAAAATATTGCTGGAACACTACGAGATACAGGATGTCCCGGTAATATCCATGGAAGGTGTTTATTCAAACGGAGGTATAAAAATTATTCCCGATCCGAACAGCGAGTATTTTTCAGAAGTTTTCGGGTTGGATAAACGGAAAGTAGTGGAAAGTATAAAGAAAAATTACGATTACATAATTTTTGCCGGAGACAGTGAACCGGATTTAGAGGCGGCAAAAACAGCCGATTTGGTTTATGCCAGAAGTGAACTGGCTGAACTGCTGCGCAAAGAGAATATTAATTTTACTGTTTTTTCGGATTTTAAGGAAATAGAAAAGGATTTGACAGAAAGGGGGATTTTGATATGA
- a CDS encoding iron-containing alcohol dehydrogenase family protein yields MKPQTHRISIPVIMEVGPNKLEELDRYILKSGIKKIVLFIGEGIRDLFGDIIFGSLNRNKGLKVLEENECDDNSMEYITSKAFSIPADTEAIVGIGGGKVLDVAKYVAFLRDLPFISVPTSTAHDGFASSGCSLYINGHRTSVHARMPYGIIVDTAIIKKSPERFIYSGLGDIVSKITAVYDWLFEEEKGVTRVDDLAVMIAKKSVNSIVRMPYTDIKEDFFIKELVDSLTMSGIAMEIAGNSSPASGSEHLISHALDKMTLKPQLHGIQVGIASYIMSLVQNHRFERIRKFLSDTGFFSYVKTLKLNPDDYIKAIDMAPDIKPNRMTYIHVPEYREKAKEVIFEDSILKDIFNIK; encoded by the coding sequence ATGAAGCCTCAAACCCATAGGATATCTATTCCTGTTATTATGGAAGTTGGCCCCAATAAATTGGAGGAACTGGATAGATATATATTAAAGTCCGGGATAAAGAAAATAGTACTGTTTATAGGTGAGGGAATAAGGGATTTATTTGGAGATATAATCTTTGGATCATTAAATAGAAATAAAGGGCTCAAAGTGCTGGAAGAGAATGAGTGCGATGATAATTCCATGGAATACATAACCTCAAAGGCCTTTTCCATTCCTGCCGACACAGAAGCTATTGTAGGTATAGGAGGAGGGAAGGTACTTGATGTCGCTAAATACGTAGCTTTCTTAAGAGACCTTCCGTTTATTAGTGTTCCTACATCTACGGCTCATGACGGTTTTGCGAGTTCAGGATGTTCACTTTACATAAACGGGCACAGGACTTCCGTACATGCCCGAATGCCCTATGGAATTATTGTTGATACGGCTATAATAAAAAAATCCCCTGAAAGATTTATATATTCAGGGCTTGGGGATATTGTTTCAAAAATAACAGCAGTATATGACTGGCTTTTTGAGGAAGAAAAAGGTGTCACAAGAGTGGATGACCTGGCGGTAATGATAGCAAAAAAATCGGTAAACAGCATAGTGAGGATGCCATACACCGATATTAAAGAGGACTTTTTTATAAAAGAGCTGGTGGATTCTCTTACCATGAGCGGGATTGCGATGGAGATAGCCGGTAACAGTTCGCCGGCTAGCGGAAGTGAACATCTTATATCCCATGCCCTTGACAAAATGACTTTAAAGCCTCAGCTGCACGGTATACAAGTGGGAATTGCAAGCTACATAATGAGCCTTGTGCAAAACCACCGATTTGAAAGGATAAGAAAATTTCTTTCCGACACAGGCTTTTTCAGTTACGTTAAAACTCTTAAACTGAATCCTGATGATTATATAAAAGCTATAGATATGGCACCGGATATAAAACCGAACAGGATGACTTATATACATGTGCCGGAGTATAGGGAAAAGGCCAAGGAAGTAATTTTTGAAGACAGTATTCTGAAAGATATATTTAATATTAAGTGA
- the cooS gene encoding anaerobic carbon-monoxide dehydrogenase catalytic subunit: protein MSETILEKTEGRVSYHDSVEEMLKRIREDKMSNVFDRWTLQEKIRCKFCLEGLSCKLCSQGPCRISEKGGQTRGVCGIGPDAMAMRELLLHNIMGAGTYSHHAYEAYRTLRLTAQGKTPFKITDENKLKWMCEKVGIDTNQDINSMALQLADLLESEMAKDPEKPSIMVEAFAPKKRKEVWKKLNIYPAGVVHEEQNCVASCLTNVDGDYVSLAKKALRLGLATIYTAQIGLEMVQDILYGTPQPHEVNTDLGILNPDYINIVFNGHQPWVGAATIEKARTEEIQKRAREAGAKGLRVVGSIETGQELLQRFEIDDVFVGLMGNWLAIEPMLATGAVDVVAMEENCSPPAIDQYAEKYQVTLVSVSTIIGIPGLQHLMPYNPREVDGMVERLIQLGIENFKKRKGKIIPKVPQRVQKAIAGFSCEAVLGALGNKLDPLVEVISSGKIKGVVALVNCSSLRNGPHDWNTVNLTKELIKRDILVVSGGCGNHGLEIAGLCTLEAKEMAGPGLKEVCELLKIPPVLSFGTCTDTGRISMLVTALADFLNVDVPDLPIAVTAPEWMEQKATIDGVFAVAFGAYTHLSPTPFITGAPQLVKLLTEDVEGLTGGKIVLGDDPKQVADGIEAHINNKRKALGLK, encoded by the coding sequence ATGAGCGAAACAATTTTGGAAAAAACAGAGGGAAGGGTAAGTTACCATGACTCTGTTGAAGAAATGCTAAAACGCATTAGAGAAGACAAAATGTCTAATGTGTTTGATCGCTGGACACTTCAGGAGAAAATACGCTGTAAATTTTGCCTGGAAGGATTAAGCTGTAAACTGTGTTCACAAGGACCCTGCAGAATTAGTGAAAAAGGCGGGCAGACCAGGGGAGTGTGCGGAATCGGTCCCGATGCAATGGCAATGAGGGAGTTGCTGCTGCACAATATAATGGGGGCGGGTACGTACAGCCACCATGCTTATGAAGCCTATAGAACTTTAAGATTAACAGCACAAGGGAAAACACCTTTTAAGATTACCGACGAAAATAAGTTGAAATGGATGTGCGAAAAAGTCGGAATAGATACAAATCAGGATATAAACAGTATGGCTCTTCAATTAGCTGATCTTTTGGAAAGTGAAATGGCTAAAGATCCGGAAAAACCGAGTATTATGGTGGAAGCCTTTGCACCTAAAAAGAGGAAGGAAGTATGGAAAAAGCTTAATATTTATCCGGCGGGAGTTGTACATGAGGAACAGAATTGCGTTGCAAGCTGTCTTACAAATGTGGACGGTGATTATGTTTCATTGGCTAAAAAGGCTTTAAGATTAGGGCTGGCTACCATATACACAGCACAGATAGGTCTTGAAATGGTTCAGGATATACTGTACGGAACACCTCAACCCCATGAAGTAAATACTGACCTTGGGATATTGAACCCTGACTATATTAACATTGTCTTTAACGGACATCAACCCTGGGTGGGAGCTGCAACCATAGAAAAAGCCAGAACTGAGGAGATCCAAAAAAGGGCAAGGGAAGCCGGTGCCAAAGGCTTGAGAGTAGTGGGATCCATTGAGACGGGGCAGGAGCTTTTGCAGAGATTTGAAATAGATGACGTGTTTGTCGGACTGATGGGAAATTGGCTGGCCATTGAACCCATGCTGGCCACAGGGGCAGTGGACGTCGTGGCTATGGAAGAAAATTGTTCCCCGCCAGCAATAGATCAATATGCAGAGAAATACCAGGTAACTTTGGTAAGTGTAAGTACCATTATAGGGATACCGGGGCTGCAGCATCTAATGCCATATAATCCCCGGGAAGTGGATGGTATGGTTGAAAGGTTGATACAGCTTGGAATAGAGAATTTTAAAAAGAGAAAAGGTAAAATAATACCTAAGGTTCCTCAAAGGGTTCAAAAGGCTATTGCGGGATTTTCCTGTGAAGCTGTCTTGGGGGCACTGGGCAATAAGCTGGACCCGTTGGTAGAAGTTATTTCATCGGGTAAAATTAAAGGAGTGGTTGCCCTTGTAAACTGTTCCTCCTTGAGAAACGGACCTCATGATTGGAATACGGTAAATTTGACAAAGGAACTAATTAAAAGGGATATTTTGGTTGTGAGTGGGGGATGCGGTAATCACGGCTTGGAGATTGCCGGGCTGTGTACCCTGGAAGCAAAAGAAATGGCAGGACCTGGACTTAAAGAAGTCTGTGAATTGCTGAAAATTCCTCCTGTTTTAAGTTTTGGTACATGTACTGACACCGGACGAATATCCATGCTTGTTACAGCATTGGCTGACTTTTTGAATGTAGATGTACCGGATTTGCCTATAGCAGTTACAGCGCCGGAATGGATGGAACAAAAAGCTACTATTGATGGTGTTTTTGCAGTAGCTTTCGGTGCTTATACGCACTTATCCCCTACTCCTTTTATAACGGGTGCGCCGCAGTTGGTTAAGTTGTTAACGGAGGATGTAGAGGGATTGACCGGTGGCAAAATTGTTTTAGGCGATGACCCGAAACAAGTGGCAGACGGTATAGAGGCACATATTAATAATAAAAGAAAGGCACTCGGTTTAAAATAA
- a CDS encoding GGDEF domain-containing response regulator: MFKKKILIIDDTEFMTKLISDILTAADYDVVIASNGMEGIQKVREEKPDLVLLDVVMPGMDGFEVCKILREDESNNLMPIIMLTAQDNEDDKLTGLEIGADDYIIKPFNERELLSRVRNTLKRIDRNRRANPLTGLQGNIEIQAEINQRIAKRMLFAVIYGDLDNFKAYNDVYGFASGDRAIKLTADIIIDNVHNYGNRGDFIGHIGGDDFVIVTTPDKAESICKGIINDFDEKIKSLYCDEDIQRGYIVTSNRQGQIMKFPIISISLAVVTNEFRELISHIQIAEIAAEIKKKAKSMPGSTFVKDRRKV, translated from the coding sequence ATGTTTAAGAAAAAAATTCTCATAATTGATGATACCGAGTTTATGACAAAGTTAATATCGGATATTCTGACAGCTGCAGATTATGATGTAGTTATTGCATCAAACGGCATGGAAGGAATTCAGAAGGTACGGGAAGAAAAGCCCGATCTTGTTTTATTGGATGTAGTTATGCCTGGGATGGATGGTTTTGAAGTTTGTAAAATACTAAGAGAAGATGAGAGTAATAATTTAATGCCCATTATTATGTTGACTGCTCAGGATAATGAAGATGATAAACTTACCGGCCTTGAAATAGGAGCCGATGATTACATTATAAAACCCTTTAACGAAAGAGAACTTTTAAGTCGAGTTCGAAACACTTTAAAGCGTATTGACAGAAATAGGCGTGCTAATCCTCTCACCGGACTTCAAGGGAATATAGAGATTCAGGCTGAAATTAATCAAAGAATTGCAAAGCGAATGCTTTTTGCAGTTATATATGGAGATTTGGACAATTTTAAAGCATATAACGATGTTTATGGCTTTGCCAGTGGAGATAGGGCAATTAAGCTTACGGCAGATATAATAATTGACAATGTACACAATTATGGAAACCGGGGTGATTTTATCGGACATATTGGTGGTGATGATTTTGTTATTGTCACTACTCCCGATAAAGCAGAATCCATATGTAAAGGAATAATAAACGATTTTGATGAAAAGATTAAGTCCCTGTATTGTGATGAGGATATTCAAAGAGGCTACATTGTTACAAGCAATAGACAGGGACAAATTATGAAATTTCCGATTATATCCATTTCTCTTGCAGTAGTGACAAACGAATTCAGGGAATTAATAAGTCATATACAAATTGCAGAAATTGCAGCTGAAATTAAGAAAAAGGCGAAATCAATGCCGGGAAGTACATTTGTAAAAGACAGAAGAAAAGTTTAA
- a CDS encoding peptide ABC transporter substrate-binding protein — MRLKKVTVEFAAVLICFNIVFNGCDFKKEQDLAIKEITLSIDGEPEVLDPQLVGDVHSMRIINAVFEGLCRNDENGIPMPGMAKSWDVSEDKLTYTFHLREALWADGSQVTAMDFKEAWLRALNPNAKEQQPSPLGYLLMCIEGAESYFNGEGSRKDVAIEVKDEKTLVVKLKQPTPYFLQIVCNSVAMPINGKFYVKEQLANDIGEYGAKAQNILGNGPFIVKEWKHNKYIALEKNPNYWNAENIKIDRIIFKIITDNPSAIAAFEKGELDIAEISQANQIEELKAKGFRIEDYNTGKTQYILFNMEDKYLKNINLRKALTYGIERDNLVNNVVKNGSKGAYAFVNPVVRGVEKSFREETGDLVTGFNVSEAESFALKSLVELKLSDLPKLTLLIDDSEISKRDAQAIREMWRKNVGIEVEIEALPLESVKERLLQKEYQMVLLRWAGDCNDPILFLEIFEIGNSFNAAGFNISEYDQLINKARKEVDEKKRMNLLREAEELLFNYMPICPLYYVYDSYAIKHEIKGFVRGSSAIQDMDLYWTYLE; from the coding sequence ATGAGGCTTAAGAAAGTCACCGTAGAATTTGCAGCAGTGTTAATATGCTTTAACATAGTTTTTAACGGCTGTGACTTTAAAAAAGAACAGGATTTGGCTATAAAAGAAATAACTTTAAGTATTGACGGAGAGCCGGAAGTGCTTGACCCTCAACTTGTTGGCGATGTTCATTCCATGAGAATTATAAATGCAGTTTTTGAAGGCTTGTGCCGGAATGACGAGAATGGAATACCTATGCCGGGAATGGCAAAATCCTGGGATGTCAGTGAAGATAAGCTTACATACACGTTTCATTTAAGAGAAGCATTATGGGCAGATGGCTCACAAGTTACTGCAATGGACTTTAAAGAGGCTTGGCTTAGGGCCTTAAATCCTAATGCCAAAGAACAACAGCCTTCTCCATTGGGGTATCTCCTTATGTGTATAGAAGGTGCCGAAAGTTATTTCAATGGTGAAGGGAGCAGAAAGGATGTTGCCATTGAGGTTAAGGACGAAAAAACGTTGGTTGTAAAACTGAAGCAACCTACACCGTATTTTCTGCAAATTGTATGCAATAGTGTAGCTATGCCGATAAATGGGAAATTTTATGTAAAGGAACAATTGGCAAATGATATTGGCGAGTATGGTGCAAAAGCCCAAAATATTTTAGGCAATGGTCCTTTTATTGTAAAGGAATGGAAGCACAATAAATACATAGCCCTTGAAAAGAATCCGAATTATTGGAATGCAGAAAATATAAAAATTGATAGAATAATTTTTAAGATTATCACGGATAATCCATCCGCTATTGCAGCTTTTGAAAAAGGAGAGCTTGACATTGCGGAAATTTCTCAGGCTAATCAAATTGAGGAACTTAAAGCAAAAGGATTTAGGATTGAAGATTATAATACAGGAAAAACACAATATATTTTGTTTAATATGGAGGATAAGTACCTTAAAAATATAAATTTAAGGAAAGCTTTAACTTATGGCATTGAGCGGGACAATCTTGTAAATAATGTGGTTAAGAATGGCTCAAAAGGAGCTTATGCTTTTGTAAATCCCGTTGTAAGAGGTGTGGAAAAATCTTTCCGGGAAGAGACAGGCGATCTTGTCACTGGCTTTAATGTATCGGAAGCTGAGAGCTTTGCATTAAAATCTCTTGTGGAGCTTAAACTTTCGGATTTGCCTAAATTGACCCTGTTGATAGACGATTCGGAGATTTCTAAAAGGGATGCTCAAGCTATCCGGGAAATGTGGAGAAAAAACGTTGGTATTGAGGTAGAAATAGAGGCATTGCCTTTAGAAAGTGTCAAGGAAAGATTGTTACAAAAAGAATATCAGATGGTTCTTTTAAGATGGGCTGGTGATTGCAATGATCCGATTTTGTTCCTGGAGATATTTGAAATAGGAAACAGCTTTAATGCAGCAGGTTTTAATATTTCCGAATATGACCAGTTGATAAATAAAGCCAGAAAAGAAGTTGATGAGAAAAAAAGAATGAATTTGCTCAGAGAGGCAGAAGAATTACTATTTAATTATATGCCTATATGTCCTTTATACTATGTATACGACAGTTATGCTATAAAACATGAAATAAAAGGTTTTGTCAGAGGAAGCAGTGCAATTCAGGATATGGACTTGTACTGGACTTATTTGGAGTGA
- a CDS encoding GAF domain-containing sensor histidine kinase has protein sequence MLNKNAFYLGSQVSIYDDFIYFLKNAFCKINIFTNVNDFVKNIESFPSHTSNADVHPIILFIEYPFLNEINNYLNNRLEYSEYILMSFYHEEQRSIGYFDNVFDFVNVIEFNKQFLLNKLKNEINIRENFLSLKYCFSEFYEVDKAISLENNTFNLLETVITSSIRLTSSDAAILYLVIDKNSYNWTTIKDDNYDDKLLKFIISKNMSIDIDLDVHTSTITQDSVLGYSVITGKPIRIDDVCTLNADSEYHYNNYFDLSSGYITKSVLTIPMKNHENNVLGVIQLINKKENPNQKIDYKDPSGMSSIIPYTYMDELIMTLLADRTGIMLENILMYNDMQHLLEGLKNQNMALDTLIQRIQKAQEEERKRIVRELHDGPAQAMANFSFKLELARKYITDNMIEKGLHELDLLAESIDFTSKEIRSILYDMKASNLDNGLAKALENRLRFFEENTGLKVNFMFSGDDSKLEHHIVYSLYRMVVETLTHIHKFAKASMVTVDLRIYETGISIQVTDDGMGFDVKTNADKQKAINAGFGLSLLKERVEFLKGRFDIQSAPGKGTDLIIFIPS, from the coding sequence ATGCTAAATAAAAATGCATTTTATCTCGGAAGCCAAGTCAGTATTTATGACGATTTTATTTATTTTCTAAAAAATGCGTTTTGTAAAATCAATATATTTACCAACGTTAACGATTTTGTTAAAAATATTGAAAGCTTTCCTTCTCATACCAGCAACGCAGATGTACATCCTATAATATTGTTTATTGAATATCCTTTTTTAAATGAGATTAATAATTACTTAAATAATCGATTGGAATATTCCGAATATATACTGATGAGCTTTTACCATGAAGAGCAAAGGTCTATAGGCTATTTTGACAATGTCTTCGATTTTGTCAATGTCATTGAATTCAACAAACAATTTCTTCTGAACAAGCTTAAAAACGAAATAAATATCAGGGAAAACTTCCTGTCATTAAAATATTGCTTTAGTGAGTTCTATGAAGTAGATAAAGCTATTTCTTTGGAAAATAATACTTTTAATCTTTTAGAAACAGTCATAACAAGCAGCATTAGACTAACCTCTTCCGATGCTGCTATATTATATCTTGTAATAGACAAAAACTCTTACAATTGGACCACAATAAAAGATGACAACTATGACGATAAACTGCTTAAATTCATAATCTCAAAAAACATGAGCATAGACATTGATCTTGATGTTCATACTTCCACAATAACCCAAGACAGTGTTTTGGGCTATTCGGTTATAACAGGAAAACCTATAAGAATTGATGACGTCTGTACATTGAATGCCGACTCTGAATACCACTATAACAACTACTTCGATCTAAGTTCAGGATACATAACCAAATCCGTTCTCACAATACCTATGAAAAACCATGAAAACAACGTTTTAGGTGTAATTCAGCTTATTAACAAAAAAGAAAATCCGAATCAAAAAATAGATTATAAAGATCCTTCCGGTATGAGCAGCATTATTCCCTATACTTACATGGATGAGCTTATAATGACTTTACTTGCGGACCGGACCGGAATAATGCTTGAAAACATTTTAATGTACAACGACATGCAACATCTTCTTGAAGGTCTGAAAAATCAAAATATGGCATTAGATACATTAATCCAAAGAATTCAAAAAGCTCAGGAAGAAGAAAGAAAGCGTATTGTGAGGGAATTACACGATGGTCCTGCTCAAGCTATGGCAAATTTCTCATTTAAACTTGAACTTGCTCGAAAATATATTACAGATAACATGATTGAAAAGGGACTCCATGAACTTGATTTGTTAGCTGAAAGCATTGATTTTACTTCAAAAGAGATACGCAGTATTCTTTATGACATGAAGGCATCTAACCTTGATAACGGGCTTGCAAAAGCCCTTGAAAACAGGTTGCGCTTTTTTGAAGAAAATACCGGCCTGAAAGTCAATTTCATGTTTTCCGGTGACGATTCCAAACTGGAACATCATATTGTATACTCTCTATACAGAATGGTAGTGGAAACACTTACTCACATTCACAAATTCGCTAAAGCAAGTATGGTTACAGTTGATTTAAGAATATATGAAACCGGTATATCAATTCAAGTAACTGATGATGGAATGGGTTTTGATGTAAAAACCAATGCAGATAAGCAAAAAGCAATAAATGCCGGTTTTGGATTATCGTTACTTAAAGAACGTGTAGAATTTTTAAAAGGAAGATTTGATATACAATCAGCACCCGGTAAAGGAACAGACCTCATAATATTTATTCCTTCATAA